A region of the Aphelocoma coerulescens isolate FSJ_1873_10779 chromosome 1, UR_Acoe_1.0, whole genome shotgun sequence genome:
TTTCCCCATTCAGCCCTTATCAAGGTAACATCTCATCAGTCATTTCTTACAGTGTCTGAAAGTATGTAGATTTTCTTTCATGATTTAGGGCCTGATCAGCTGGAGGCAGTCTGCAGCTGTAAGAACAAGGCCTCCTCCCAGCACAGGAGTGATACAGAAAAGGCTTTAAGTATGGAGACAATTTTGATCCAAACGGAGAACCGAGGAGACAGAGAGAGCAAGAGGTACACAGGCCTCCCTCTGCACATGAGACAGGGCAAGAGGCACAAAGGCAGCCTCACTTGTAGttcagggctgcaggggcaggagggacaTGGCTGCCGTCCAGTGCAGAATGGAGGGCACTGGAAAACAGGGTGCCAAAGAGAGCCCCGGCCTCATTTTCCTGGCAGACTCTCAGAGCCTCTGAGATCGAGTGCTGTCCATGGCAGTCTGTCTCTTACAAAAGCCTCAGCTCCCCTGGATGAAACAAACAATTGAAACAGTCCATGGCTGATGGCTGCAGAGGTTCACAGAGGCTTGTCTTGCTCGTTGCTCTGCATCTTCTCCACTGCAGTCACCTCATGATATCCAGCCCATCAACATGACAGGTCCACAACAACTTCAAACCACAAGGGACATCCTTGTTGGGAAATCATTCtgagaggaaagagagaagatTAAATGTCAACAGGAAAGCACTCATTGgaacagacacagggacagacaaAGCTTTGACAGAGACAACTAAACAGCAACAGCTTTGTCCACTCACAATCCAGTCCTCTCTCCCACAGCTAAGCTACTCTAATGATAAGATGTCCCTCATGTTGAAGGCTTCCCCAGCTGGGGTAGATGGGGAAGATCCCCTTCCCCAGCAACAATGAACTCATCAGTCCTCACTAGCTTGGACCACATGTGGCAGGATGTTTTGCACCTGCTGGTATCCTGGGTGAGGAATGCCTTTGGCATGAATGGCCCCTATAGAAGCCCATGCACCCAAAGAAGTCTGTGATCTCACCCCATTCAGGAAGATGTCTGTTACACCATCCCTTGCTACCAACCCAGAAGAACAAGAGCCTCTCAACCCTTCCTTAACAAGGGCTAAGGCCAAAGCAAAGCCCTGTAATTTCTGTAAGGCCTGGGTAACTTCCCTACCATGATCCTCCTGAACTCTAGATTAACTCCCACCACCTTGGATTTACCAGGCCACATATGCCAAAGACATCCCTTACCTCCCCAGTCCCAGGCACATCTGGCTTTCCCCTCCATCATGGACTCCTGTGGAGGAGCTATCATCCTTTCCGGCTTCCTACACCCACAgttcctttcccccttcccacaGGGAGTGACACCCAGACTCCAGGTGTCACCCTCCTGGAAAACCCCCTTGGCCCATCAACCCTGGTTAGTAACCCCTGCCTGGTGGCTCTCCGCTCAGCCTATTTGGACCAGGACCACCAGACATGGCCTCACTGTTTTCTTGGGgtcctttttcctcttcttctcaGAGGCATTGAGGTAGGCCTGTTCCCTGGCCCTGTAGGAAGGGCCTCGGCTCAGCTCCCTCTCGCTGTAGGGGGGCAggctgtcctcctcctcctcgtcctgctCAGGGGACGATGActgcggcggcggtggcggctgCGACTTCTCGGCTTTGTAGGTGGAGGGTGGTGACCAGGCATAGTATGTGCTCCCTCCCCTCTGGCTGGGCTGCGAGCTCAGCTTCGAGGGGGTTGCACAGTGGTCACCACTCTCGTCATAGCTCCGAGATTTCCTCTCCAAGACGCTGCTGAGGTAGGAGTGATCGTATTTCTGGCTGCCTCCGGGCGTCCGGCTCACCAGCCTGGGAAGGTGCTTCTCCTCATGGGCCCGTCTGCGGGGCGGGCTGTAGGACCAGCCCCGATCCGAGTCCGTCAGCGGCTCCCGATTGCCCCTGCAGCGCTTGGTGTAGTATTCCTCCATGGAGCTGTCCTGGTGGGGCAgcgccccgccgcgcccgccgtGCGACTCGGAGCGCTCGAAGCGCCGCATGTCCTGGCTGTCCGCCCGCCGTGGCCGCTGGCTGTAGGACTCGGCAAAGGCCGCCAGCTCGTCCATGGACACGGCCGGCACTCCCACGGAGAAACTCTTACGGGACAGCATCTCCGACTTGGATCTCTGCTGGCtggaagagggaggaggtggaGTTAGAGGGCAGGATCGAGCTGCACTCATCCCCTCAGCTCCCTGCACAGACAATGGAGGGAAACAGGCCCTCCTGGGGGCGTGAATCATCTGAACTGTTTTCATCGTCTTTCATCGTAGGAAAAGATCTATCACATCCTTGAAACCCCGGGTTCTCTCTGCTGACTGTAAAGGCAGCTTAGCACAGATAGCTCAGGTTCTGCATGTCTAATGTTACCTGAGGTTATCCCCAGTGTGCACCTGCCCTGTCCTCCAATATGCAGGGCTGCACCTGCTTCTCCTTCATCCTAGAGCTTGTAGGTGTATATCCTGCTGGAAAAACCCAAGAACCCACACATAGAAGCTCACAGCAAGGCAGTTTTGAAGCAGGTTTAAAGACAGTGAGCTGGTACAATAGCCCACTCCTGAAGGAAGGAAATCCCGGCCACTGCTTTTGGAATACTGGACTGCTTGTACGTGAGGGAAGGTTGTGCCATCTCTCTTTTAGGCACCAGAGTGAGAGCCCTTTAGGCCTGGAGCACAGATCTCCTGGAGCACAGAGTCCTTTAAGCTTGGTGCACCAAAGCACCAGGGTGTGACTCCGAATAAAGCACTGGGAAGTGCTGGAGGAATCAGGTACAAACTTCAAGAGAGAGATTTGCACCTTCCCACTTTGGGAAGGGTGGCCTGGTTCCCTATTGATCTCACTTTTACATCCCACTGGGACTAGGGCTGTACCTAGCTTTACCCAGCTGGGTAGGCTTCAGCAGGTTTGTAGCAATCAGCTTCATTCTGACCTCATCTAATGACATGTCCAGATTTCTTATTTCTCTCTAGCCCCTCTCCCCTGCTAAGCAGAACAAGAGCAGAAGGAAATAGGGGAGAGCTACCAGTCCATCTGTCCCTTCTGCTCTCTTTACCACTTTGCCAGATAGAGCTGCTCCACAACGTGgtgtccctcacctgtgccagTAGCTGTCCCGCTCATCCCTGTAATCAGACACAGCCTGTGATCTGGAGGTGCTGCCCCCGCCCACAACTCCTGCCCAGTACTCGGCGTCGCCGTCCATGTCCCCCGCGGGGGGCAGAGGTTTCCTCCGCGCCTGCCGGTAGGGCTGGCGGAAGTTCAGGTCCTCCTCGTGCAGCGAGCTCAGCTCAGACACCGTGTTGTTATCTGCAGGGGAGGATGCAGGAAAGAAACGAGATGGGCATCACCCGACGGCCGCCAGGCGGGGATTCTGAGGGTATCACAAATGGAATGAGACGCCTGCGTTCCAGATAACTGAGTTCAGCCTTCAGGAAGAGCTTACCCTCAGTAACACATGTGAGCTCCCCACCCTTGTCAGGTGAGCACCAAGCTTGGTGGGACACCATTACAGCACAGAAGTTGTGCCACCTCCCCTTTTCCTGGTGTGAGACAGGCTGGCTCTGGATTTGGCCTGACTTGCCCAGCTAAAACAAAAGCAACCCCCTCAAAaaaagattaagaaaaaaagtaaaagtctGTCTGAATCACTGTCAGTCTCTACCCCATCAAGCACACTGACATCTGTAGGCCTGACATACCAATCTGCAGAGGTCTTTTTATAGTAAATCTTGTGGGTGGAGAAGACAGTGTGCTCAGCAATGACTGTTTTAGAAGTATATGTAATTTGTTCGTTATGCCTAATCTGTACAGAGCTTTGATGTAGTGCCATTCCTTAAAGCTCTTCCCTTCAATGATTTTCAGGATCCCACACGTCTGTTTTAAGTGAGCAGTGCCTAACATGGCTTAGCTCTGTGCTGCCCAGAGGATCTGAGCCCCCAGCCTGCCCTGTCCTCTgcacacagcagccccaggacaaGGAACAGCACTGCAGGCCCTCCCCACACACCTTGTCCCACTCTGTACCTCTGCCTCCTAATGTGGAAAGACCCCCACTTGTGTTTGTGTTCTGTCACACATTAAGTGCAGCCTCAGCCTTTATTTAAGGAAATAAAGCTTACCAGAGGCTATGGGAAGACAGTGAGGAGTTCCACAGAAAAGCTCATTTCTGAGTTTGCACCACGTCCCTATTCACcaccctgctcctcctgcagggCAACAGCCATTCCAGACAAACTTCCTGCTTCCTTCAAGCCACACTGTGGTCACTGCAGCCCACAAAACACCCTTTCAATAAAATTATCTCTCTCCTATTTTGCCATGCTGGGAATTTACAGACACCACACTTTTAAGAAATTGTGAAAACAATAACCCAGCTATTATCACACCACAGGTTGTAGAAGGTATGGGTAGGGACTTGGCTTTTCAGATACTGATGATCCCAGAGTTTAATTATATGAGTGGACAATTTTCATGAGCTTTTCAGTAACACTCACTTTGCTCTAATTAAGAATGATTAGGCAAGCACCAGACCTTTAAAATCAGAACATACCTGTAGATACCTAAACTCTAGACTTTATCTGTCCCAATTACATATCCTAGACATCATATCTTAAGGGCTGATGCTGAGGCAAACCAAGTGAACTTCTAACTATGAATTTGCAGTCTTTCTTAGgtcagtggggggggggggggaaatcaaACCATGCTTGTTTCTCACATCGTTCTCGCATCCTCCTAGCTGGGTCAAACTGAGCCAATTCTTTCTCGACATAGTACAGCACCTTCATGGAGTCCCTGTCCTTGTCAGTCTGGATCCTGTACCCTTTGCGCACTGctggggagaagaaaagaaaacattagaGGAAAACCCATGTAAGAACAAGGAGACTTTCCCACAACTCTGCTTCTATAGTTGAGCTCACGTCTGCAGGCAGGTAGGCTGCGTCAAAACACACTGAGTCAGTCGCTGCTTCACCAGAAATTCATCTACAGTGTGGGATGTGAAGTTGTAAGCACTTGCATCACTTTAAAAGTTTGCAGGAACAGCAAAAACGGCTTGGAAATGCCCAGTTTGTACAACCCAATACATCGGATGATGGTCACTGAGCATGGTGGGACAtcctcacagcacagcagctgtgccacCTCACCTTTCCAGGTGGCTCAGGCTGGCTCTGGAGCTGGCCAGACTTGCGCAGCTAAAACAAAGGCAACCCCTTCCTTGCCACAGAGTGATTCCAACTCCCACAGATGAtggcaaagaaaaaagcagaactCATTTCTCCTTCCTCAGCACTACTGAAATGATTCGTCATGGTATGGGAGAAGCAGTCCCAAAAGATCAGGCTTCCTCTAAGCTCCCAGTCTGCAGGAGAAGCAGGTGGCTGAGCATTTGGGAGCTGTCACTGTGAAAGACCACTCCACCCTCCCACCTCCATGAATTCTCCTCACATAGGTTGAAGAGACTGtggcagaagctccagagaatACAGAAGGAAACACAAAGTCCCACAAAGCACATCACACTGCTTTGAGATTTATACTgactccagggatgaggcaaaCCAGGTCACTGGTAGCTGTGAAACTGTCTGCTCTGGGATTCTTTACATGCTTTACTTTACAGAAGAAGTATGTATCTTTGACATACATGAAATGCTTGACTTCTGGGAAGTCTGGACAGCTTTTTGACTTGTCCATATTCCTGTGTGCAGAAAAGAAGACCCTATACACCTGGAGCCAAAGCAGCTTTAACTCTGGCAGGATGGCTCCATGCACACTTTACCTGCTAACAATAGCTACAAACAACCTGACTACCTTAAGGCAATTGTGGCCAGCAAGCAGAGAACTCCACCTTTCCACTCGTTCTTTGAAGAAAATCAGGCTTTTATAGCAGATTATTTAAGAAAGGTCTCAGCCTGGAGCTATTTCAGGATGGACAGAAATTCAGGTCTAGGTACAAAAGTGGACTACAACCCTCAAATTCAGCCTCATTAGAGAACCACCTTATGGACAATTCACTTAGCACTACAAAATGGAACCTGTCCGCCTTGCATGGGGTTAACACGTTCCCTTGAGGGAATACTGCAGTGTTGCATGAATGCTCCTGCTGGGAAACAATTTAAATACTTGGACAGTGGTTTTGAGCCAACCTGTTCCTTCTGTTTTATCCCTCACCACCGCAACACATCGAGCTATTAACATATGGCTTTGGTAGTACGTTGCATAGTATGTGCTGTGTGGGCTGAGCAAGGACTTGGCAGAGGTATTCTTAGGCACCTTCTGTCCTAAACTGCTGTGCATGTGTCTGCACGCTAGGAAATAACCATGTTCTGCTTCAGGAGTGCCTGTGCCATAGAAATGGGTAGAGTGATTCCTCTCATAACCCCCCAGACTGCTTCAGAAGCAAAGTGCTTTACTGTGGGTTTGGACTGTGCGTGTGTAAGATGAGTGATTACATCCTGAAATATTACCTTGTGGGTCTGCACTTGGGAATGGTATAGGATGTAAAAACACAGTAGGGGTCTATCAAGGCCCTTCTTTTAACGTGCCTCCAGACAGCTCAGCTGACAGCAGTGTGTTCTTTATTATCCCCGTGAGTGAATGCACAGTGCCTGGAAACGCAGACAGTGGCTTACAGAACACAAGGAATCCTGCCTCTGCCCCCCGAAGTGGAAGCACAGCAGGTCTCCTCAAGTGAGGCTGGCCTGACTGGCCTCAGAAGCAACGCCTCTGGCTGCACTGCATGAGCAGCAAGGCTAGTTCTCCACCTCACCATCATGGCTGGTACCTCCCTTCTGTCTGGTACCATGCCAGGAAAGAGGCCTCTCACTATTCTTTCTTCTAATGTGCCTATTAGGAGCTCAGCTAAGCTGCCACCTCATTTATACACAGGCCACCAAACCACTCTGACCTACTAATAACCTTTGGGGAACTTGAACAGGCAGCTTCCAGACTCTGTCTCCCCA
Encoded here:
- the ILDR2 gene encoding immunoglobulin-like domain-containing receptor 2 isoform X1; the protein is MDGHVLGWIVLLWLAAEVEGLQVTVPEKKKVAMLFQPALLRCHFSTSSTQPAVVQWRYKSYCQDRMGEALGMVTSGLQTMSKRNLDWDPYLDCVDSRRTVRVVASKQGSAITIGDFYKERDVSIVHDADLQIGKLMWGDSGLYYCLIITPDDVEGKNEESVELLVLGRTGLLADLLPSFAVEIMPEWVFVGLVILGAFLFFLLVGICWCQCCPHSCCCYVRCPCCPESCCCPRALYVAGKAAKAGYPPAVSAMPGPYYIPSVPVAGVPSPAVLMDKSHPPPLAPSEASAGSQNAVRKGYRIQTDKDRDSMKVLYYVEKELAQFDPARRMRERYNNTVSELSSLHEEDLNFRQPYRQARRKPLPPAGDMDGDAEYWAGVVGGGSTSRSQAVSDYRDERDSYWHSQQRSKSEMLSRKSFSVGVPAVSMDELAAFAESYSQRPRRADSQDMRRFERSESHGGRGGALPHQDSSMEEYYTKRCRGNREPLTDSDRGWSYSPPRRRAHEEKHLPRLVSRTPGGSQKYDHSYLSSVLERKSRSYDESGDHCATPSKLSSQPSQRGGSTYYAWSPPSTYKAEKSQPPPPPQSSSPEQDEEEEDSLPPYSERELSRGPSYRAREQAYLNASEKKRKKDPKKTNDFPTRMSLVV
- the ILDR2 gene encoding immunoglobulin-like domain-containing receptor 2 isoform X7, which encodes MLFQPALLRCHFSTSSTQPAVVQWRYKSYCQDRMGEALGMVTSGLQTMSKRNLDWDPYLDCVDSRRTVRVVASKQGSAITIGDFYKERDVSIVHDADLQIGKLMWGDSGLYYCLIITPDDVEGKNEESVELLVLGRTGLLADLLPSFAVEIMPEWVFVGLVILGAFLFFLLVGICWCQCCPHSCCCYVRCPCCPESCCCPRALYVAGKAAKAGYPPAVSAMPGPYYIPSVPVAGVPSPAVLMDKSHPPPLAPSEASAGSQNAVRKGYRIQTDKDRDSMKVLYYVEKELAQFDPARRMRERYNNTVSELSSLHEEDLNFRQPYRQARRKPLPPAGDMDGDAEYWAGVVGGGSTSRSQAVSDYRDERDSYWHSQQRSKSEMLSRKSFSVGVPAVSMDELAAFAESYSQRPRRADSQDMRRFERSESHGGRGGALPHQDSSMEEYYTKRCRGNREPLTDSDRGWSYSPPRRRAHEEKHLPRLVSRTPGGSQKYDHSYLSSVLERKSRSYDESGDHCATPSKLSSQPSQRGGSTYYAWSPPSTYKAEKSQPPPPPQSSSPEQDEEEEDSLPPYSERELSRGPSYRAREQAYLNASEKKRKKDPKKTVRPCLVVLVQIG
- the ILDR2 gene encoding immunoglobulin-like domain-containing receptor 2 isoform X6 — translated: MDGHVLGWIVLLWLAAEVEGLQVTVPEKKKVAMLFQPALLRCHFSTSSTQPAVVQWRYKSYCQDRMGEALGMVTSGLQTMSKRNLDWDPYLDCVDSRRTVRVVASKQGSAITIGDFYKERDVSIVHDADLQIGKLMWGDSGLYYCLIITPDDVEGKNEESVELLVLEWVFVGLVILGAFLFFLLVGICWCQCCPHSCCCYVRCPCCPESCCCPRALYVAGKAAKAGYPPAVSAMPGPYYIPSVPVAGVPSPAVLMDKSHPPPLAPSEASAGSQNVRKGYRIQTDKDRDSMKVLYYVEKELAQFDPARRMRERYNNTVSELSSLHEEDLNFRQPYRQARRKPLPPAGDMDGDAEYWAGVVGGGSTSRSQAVSDYRDERDSYWHSQQRSKSEMLSRKSFSVGVPAVSMDELAAFAESYSQRPRRADSQDMRRFERSESHGGRGGALPHQDSSMEEYYTKRCRGNREPLTDSDRGWSYSPPRRRAHEEKHLPRLVSRTPGGSQKYDHSYLSSVLERKSRSYDESGDHCATPSKLSSQPSQRGGSTYYAWSPPSTYKAEKSQPPPPPQSSSPEQDEEEEDSLPPYSERELSRGPSYRAREQAYLNASEKKRKKDPKKTNDFPTRMSLVV
- the ILDR2 gene encoding immunoglobulin-like domain-containing receptor 2 isoform X5; translation: MDGHVLGWIVLLWLAAEVEGLQVTVPEKKKVAMLFQPALLRCHFSTSSTQPAVVQWRYKSYCQDRMGEALGMVTSGLQTMSKRNLDWDPYLDCVDSRRTVRVVASKQGSAITIGDFYKERDVSIVHDADLQIGKLMWGDSGLYYCLIITPDDVEGKNEESVELLVLEWVFVGLVILGAFLFFLLVGICWCQCCPHSCCCYVRCPCCPESCCCPRALYVAGKAAKAGYPPAVSAMPGPYYIPSVPVAGVPSPAVLMDKSHPPPLAPSEASAGSQNAVRKGYRIQTDKDRDSMKVLYYVEKELAQFDPARRMRERYNNTVSELSSLHEEDLNFRQPYRQARRKPLPPAGDMDGDAEYWAGVVGGGSTSRSQAVSDYRDERDSYWHSQQRSKSEMLSRKSFSVGVPAVSMDELAAFAESYSQRPRRADSQDMRRFERSESHGGRGGALPHQDSSMEEYYTKRCRGNREPLTDSDRGWSYSPPRRRAHEEKHLPRLVSRTPGGSQKYDHSYLSSVLERKSRSYDESGDHCATPSKLSSQPSQRGGSTYYAWSPPSTYKAEKSQPPPPPQSSSPEQDEEEEDSLPPYSERELSRGPSYRAREQAYLNASEKKRKKDPKKTNDFPTRMSLVV
- the ILDR2 gene encoding immunoglobulin-like domain-containing receptor 2 isoform X4; this translates as MDGHVLGWIVLLWLAAEVEGLQVTVPEKKKVAMLFQPALLRCHFSTSSTQPAVVQWRYKSYCQDRMGEALGMVTSGLQTMSKRNLDWDPYLDCVDSRRTVRVVASKQGSAITIGDFYKERDVSIVHDADLQIGKLMWGDSGLYYCLIITPDDVEGKNEESVELLVLEWVFVGLVILGAFLFFLLVGICWCQCCPHSCCCYVRCPCCPESCCCPRALYVAGKAAKAGYPPAVSAMPGPYYIPSVPVAGVPSPAVLMDKSHPPPLAPSEASAGSQNAVRKGYRIQTDKDRDSMKVLYYVEKELAQFDPARRMRERYNNTVSELSSLHEEDLNFRQPYRQARRKPLPPAGDMDGDAEYWAGVVGGGSTSRSQAVSDYRDERDSYWHSQQRSKSEMLSRKSFSVGVPAVSMDELAAFAESYSQRPRRADSQDMRRFERSESHGGRGGALPHQDSSMEEYYTKRCRGNREPLTDSDRGWSYSPPRRRAHEEKHLPRLVSRTPGGSQKYDHSYLSSVLERKSRSYDESGDHCATPSKLSSQPSQRGGSTYYAWSPPSTYKAEKSQPPPPPQSSSPEQDEEEEDSLPPYSERELSRGPSYRAREQAYLNASEKKRKKDPKKTVRPCLVVLVQIG
- the ILDR2 gene encoding immunoglobulin-like domain-containing receptor 2 isoform X2, with translation MDGHVLGWIVLLWLAAEVEGLQVTVPEKKKVAMLFQPALLRCHFSTSSTQPAVVQWRYKSYCQDRMGEALGMVTSGLQTMSKRNLDWDPYLDCVDSRRTVRVVASKQGSAITIGDFYKERDVSIVHDADLQIGKLMWGDSGLYYCLIITPDDVEGKNEESVELLVLGRTGLLADLLPSFAVEIMPEWVFVGLVILGAFLFFLLVGICWCQCCPHSCCCYVRCPCCPESCCCPRALYVAGKAAKAGYPPAVSAMPGPYYIPSVPVAGVPSPAVLMDKSHPPPLAPSEASAGSQNVRKGYRIQTDKDRDSMKVLYYVEKELAQFDPARRMRERYNNTVSELSSLHEEDLNFRQPYRQARRKPLPPAGDMDGDAEYWAGVVGGGSTSRSQAVSDYRDERDSYWHSQQRSKSEMLSRKSFSVGVPAVSMDELAAFAESYSQRPRRADSQDMRRFERSESHGGRGGALPHQDSSMEEYYTKRCRGNREPLTDSDRGWSYSPPRRRAHEEKHLPRLVSRTPGGSQKYDHSYLSSVLERKSRSYDESGDHCATPSKLSSQPSQRGGSTYYAWSPPSTYKAEKSQPPPPPQSSSPEQDEEEEDSLPPYSERELSRGPSYRAREQAYLNASEKKRKKDPKKTVRPCLVVLVQIG
- the ILDR2 gene encoding immunoglobulin-like domain-containing receptor 2 isoform X3, which produces MDGHVLGWIVLLWLAAEVEGLQVTVPEKKKVAMLFQPALLRCHFSTSSTQPAVVQWRYKSYCQDRMGEALGMVTSGLQTMSKRNLDWDPYLDCVDSRRTVRVVASKQGSAITIGDFYKERDVSIVHDADLQIGKLMWGDSGLYYCLIITPDDVEGKNEESVELLVLGRTGLLADLLPSFAVEIMPEWVFVGLVILGAFLFFLLVGICWCQCCPHSCCCYVRCPCCPESCCCPRALYVAGKAAKAGYPPAVSAMPGPYYIPSVPVAGVPSPAVLMDKSHPPPLAPSEASAGSQNVRKGYRIQTDKDRDSMKVLYYVEKELAQFDPARRMRERYNNTVSELSSLHEEDLNFRQPYRQARRKPLPPAGDMDGDAEYWAGVVGGGSTSRSQAVSDYRDERDSYWHSQQRSKSEMLSRKSFSVGVPAVSMDELAAFAESYSQRPRRADSQDMRRFERSESHGGRGGALPHQDSSMEEYYTKRCRGNREPLTDSDRGWSYSPPRRRAHEEKHLPRLVSRTPGGSQKYDHSYLSSVLERKSRSYDESGDHCATPSKLSSQPSQRGGSTYYAWSPPSTYKAEKSQPPPPPQSSSPEQDEEEEDSLPPYSERELSRGPSYRAREQAYLNASEKKRKKDPKKTNDFPTRMSLVV
- the ILDR2 gene encoding immunoglobulin-like domain-containing receptor 2 isoform X8 — protein: MDGHVLGWIVLLWLAAEVEGLQVTVPEKKKVAMLFQPALLRCHFSTSSTQPAVVQWRYKSYCQDRMGEALGMVTSGLQTMSKRNLDWDPYLDCVDSRRTVRVVASKQGSAITIGDFYKERDVSIVHDADLQIGKLMWGDSGLYYCLIITPDDVEGKNEESVELLVLGRTGLLADLLPSFAVEIMPEWVFVGLVILGAFLFFLLVGICWCQCCPHSCCCYVRCPCCPESCCCPRALYVAGKAAKAGYPPAVSAMPGPYYIPSVPVAGVPSPAVLMDKSHPPPLAPSEASAGSQNAVRKGYRIQTDKDRDSMKVLYYVEKELAQFDPARRMRERYNNTVSELSSLHEEDLNFRQPYRQARRKPLPPAGDMDGDAEYWAGVVGGGSTSRSQAVSDYRDERDSYWHSQQRSKSEMLSRKSFSVGVPAVSMDELAAFAESYSQRPRRADSQDMRRFERSESHGGRGGALPHQDSSMEEYYTKRCRGNREPLTDSDRGWSYSPPRRRAHEEKHLPRLVSRTPGGSQKYDHSYLSSVLERKSRSYDESGDHCATPSKLSSQPSQRGGSTYYAWSPPSTYKAEKSQPPPPPQSSSPEQDEEEEDSLPPYSERELSRGPSYRAREQAYLNASEKKRKKDPKKTVRPCLVVLVQIG